The Herpetosiphonaceae bacterium genome includes a region encoding these proteins:
- a CDS encoding peptidoglycan-binding protein, with product MFRSARSSRHRLSATALTLLFVLMALLGTAIPAAALASWPTVREGDTGSNVKAVQYLLRQHGSGIAADGVFGPATKSAVISFQQSRGLTADGIVGSQTWSALIVTVREGSSGEAVKAAQTLLVKNGHNIAVDGAFGPATKSAVVSFQSAHGLSADGIVGPMTWQELAGSGNGSTTWRTARASAYGPGLWGRTTACGQTLYTTTIGVAHRTMACGTRLKFQGRSGQIVYANVIDRGPYVSDREFDLTEATVKQMGYASASDFGVRTVYWNYN from the coding sequence ATGTTTCGATCCGCACGCTCTTCACGTCACCGCCTGTCCGCGACGGCTCTAACGCTGCTCTTTGTCCTCATGGCTCTACTTGGCACGGCCATACCGGCAGCAGCGCTGGCAAGCTGGCCGACCGTGCGCGAAGGTGACACCGGCTCAAACGTCAAGGCGGTGCAGTACTTGCTGCGACAGCACGGCAGCGGCATCGCGGCAGACGGCGTGTTCGGTCCCGCCACGAAGTCGGCGGTGATCAGCTTCCAACAGTCGCGCGGCCTCACGGCAGATGGCATCGTCGGCTCACAGACATGGAGCGCGCTGATCGTCACCGTGCGCGAGGGCAGCAGCGGCGAGGCGGTCAAAGCGGCGCAGACGCTTCTGGTCAAGAATGGGCACAATATCGCAGTTGATGGTGCCTTCGGCCCCGCCACGAAGTCGGCGGTGGTGAGCTTCCAGAGCGCCCACGGCCTGAGCGCGGACGGCATCGTCGGGCCGATGACCTGGCAAGAGCTGGCAGGCTCCGGCAACGGCAGCACCACCTGGCGCACCGCGAGAGCATCAGCATACGGCCCTGGCCTGTGGGGCAGAACGACCGCTTGTGGACAGACATTGTACACCACTACGATCGGCGTTGCTCATCGGACGATGGCCTGTGGCACACGGCTCAAATTCCAGGGCCGATCGGGTCAGATCGTGTATGCCAACGTGATCGATCGCGGGCCGTATGTCTCCGACCGCGAGTTTGATCTGACCGAGGCTACCGTCAAGCAGATGGGCTATGCCAGCGCCTCCGATTTTGGCGTGCGCACCGTGTACTGGAACTACAACTAA
- a CDS encoding thiamine pyrophosphate-dependent dehydrogenase E1 component subunit alpha gives MTNVQPSGVSASLERDDLLAIYELMLLSRLLDERQWILNRQGKAPFVISCQGHEAAQVGSAYALKPGKDWVLPYYRDLGVVLTLGFTPTEVMMGLFARVGDPNSAGRQMPAHYGHRKLNIISQSSPTGTQVPHAAGVGLAIKIRNEVAGKIVDDAVAWVSFGEGTSSQGEIHEAMNLAGTHKLPVIFVCENNGYAISVPQRQQMGVEDVADRAAGYGFPGVVVDGSDPVACFEATQAAVERARRGDGPTLIEFKCLRLTPHSSDDNDRTYRSPDEIKAMKQHDPVIMFEAHLKAEEILTDEKEAEIRARIKQQVNEATAAAEAAAHPDPSTLFDHIYADNLKR, from the coding sequence ATGACCAACGTGCAGCCGAGTGGTGTTTCGGCCAGCCTCGAACGCGACGATCTGCTGGCGATCTACGAGCTGATGCTGCTTTCCCGCTTGCTCGACGAGCGCCAGTGGATCTTGAATCGTCAAGGAAAAGCGCCGTTTGTGATCTCCTGCCAGGGCCATGAGGCAGCTCAGGTCGGCAGCGCCTACGCGCTCAAGCCCGGTAAAGACTGGGTGTTGCCCTACTACCGCGATCTGGGCGTGGTGCTGACGCTGGGCTTTACGCCTACCGAGGTGATGATGGGTCTGTTCGCCCGCGTGGGCGATCCCAACAGCGCCGGACGGCAGATGCCTGCGCACTACGGCCACCGCAAGCTCAATATCATCTCACAGTCGTCGCCGACGGGCACCCAGGTACCGCACGCCGCCGGCGTCGGCCTGGCAATTAAGATCCGGAATGAGGTAGCGGGCAAGATCGTCGATGACGCCGTGGCCTGGGTTTCCTTCGGCGAGGGCACCAGCAGCCAGGGCGAGATCCACGAGGCGATGAACCTGGCGGGCACCCATAAGCTGCCGGTGATCTTCGTCTGCGAGAACAACGGCTACGCGATCTCGGTGCCGCAGCGGCAGCAGATGGGCGTTGAAGATGTCGCCGACCGCGCGGCAGGCTACGGCTTTCCCGGCGTCGTCGTCGACGGCAGCGATCCGGTCGCGTGCTTCGAGGCAACCCAGGCGGCGGTTGAGCGCGCGCGGCGTGGCGATGGCCCGACCCTGATCGAGTTCAAGTGCCTGCGTCTCACGCCTCACTCATCCGACGACAACGACCGGACCTATCGCTCGCCCGACGAGATCAAAGCGATGAAGCAGCACGATCCGGTGATAATGTTCGAGGCGCATCTCAAGGCCGAGGAGATTCTGACCGACGAGAAAGAGGCCGAGATCCGCGCGCGGATCAAGCAGCAGGTCAACGAGGCCACGGCCGCCGCCGAGGCCGCAGCCCATCCCGATCCGAGCACGCTGTTCGATCATATCTATGCTGACAACCTGAAGAGATAG
- a CDS encoding alpha-ketoacid dehydrogenase subunit beta, with the protein MAELSLIEALRAGIDETMAADERVFVFGEDVGKRGGVFRVTEGLQDKYGPWRIMDSPLAEGIIVGACIGAAVNGMRPIAEIQFADFIWPAMNQIVSEAARMNYRSNGAWNVPLVIRAPYGGGIHGALYHSQSVEAFFAHVPGLKVVVPATPYDVKGMIKSAIADPDPVLFFEHKKTYRMIKGEVPDGDYTVPIGVADVKRNGDDVTIITYGMMLHLALEAAELVAREDGVETEVIDLRTVRPLDTEAILTSARKTGKVLIIHEDNLTGGIGGEIAALIAEHAFEYLDGPIMRLAGPDVPAMPFAPTLEDAFMPNTAKIVARLRDLAAY; encoded by the coding sequence ATGGCAGAATTATCGCTAATCGAAGCGCTCCGCGCCGGGATCGATGAGACGATGGCGGCAGATGAGCGGGTGTTTGTTTTCGGCGAAGATGTCGGCAAGCGCGGCGGCGTGTTCCGCGTCACCGAGGGATTGCAGGATAAATACGGGCCGTGGCGGATCATGGACTCGCCCCTGGCGGAGGGCATTATCGTCGGCGCGTGCATCGGCGCGGCGGTCAACGGGATGCGTCCGATCGCCGAGATTCAATTTGCCGACTTCATCTGGCCGGCCATGAACCAGATCGTCAGCGAGGCCGCGCGCATGAACTACCGCTCCAATGGCGCGTGGAACGTGCCTCTGGTGATTCGCGCGCCCTATGGCGGCGGTATTCACGGCGCGCTCTACCACTCACAGTCGGTCGAGGCGTTCTTCGCGCACGTTCCCGGCCTGAAGGTGGTGGTGCCAGCCACGCCCTACGACGTGAAGGGCATGATCAAAAGCGCCATCGCCGATCCCGACCCGGTGCTGTTCTTCGAGCACAAAAAGACCTACCGCATGATCAAGGGCGAGGTGCCCGACGGCGACTACACGGTGCCGATCGGCGTGGCCGATGTCAAGCGCAACGGCGACGACGTGACGATTATCACCTACGGCATGATGCTGCACCTTGCGCTGGAGGCCGCCGAGCTGGTGGCGCGTGAGGACGGCGTCGAGACTGAGGTGATCGATCTGCGCACGGTCCGACCGCTCGACACCGAGGCGATCCTCACCAGCGCGCGCAAGACCGGCAAGGTGCTGATCATCCACGAGGATAACCTGACCGGCGGCATCGGCGGCGAGATCGCGGCGCTGATCGCCGAGCACGCCTTCGAGTATCTCGACGGGCCGATCATGCGGCTGGCAGGTCCCGACGTTCCGGCGATGCCGTTCGCACCGACGCTGGAAGATGCCTTTATGCCCAACACCGCCAAGATCGTCGCCAGGCTGCGCGATCTGGCGGCGTACTGA
- a CDS encoding dihydrolipoamide acetyltransferase family protein — translation MALEFKMPKLGESVTEGTIGRWLKQPGDKLELYEPMLEVTTDKVDTEVSSPIDGTLVEILVSEGETVAVGTVIARLSENGEVSNSDAATEAAVAATPATAEQPAASQGKGSYISPAVARLAAEHDVDPRMIKGTGAGGRVTKKDIEAFVASGGAKAVAQAQQPVDTAAPALAEAPAAPSPQTTAQIPQAFESGPQVQEPTTTGTKASAAPTAQPQPVPGPDDELVPLNTMRRAIADHMVRSKRTAPHVTTVMEADLSRIVAHRERNKADFERQGVKLTFMPYFVQATVAGLREVPIVNATFTDEGILMHHRINVGMAVAIPDGLIVPVLKDADDKSLLGLARAVNDLADRARTRRLQPDETQGGTFTITNHGVSGSLFAMPIINQPQAAILGIGAMQKRAVVISENGFDAIAIRPMCYLSLTFDHRLIDGATADGFLSIVKRALEQYPG, via the coding sequence ATGGCGCTTGAATTTAAGATGCCAAAGTTGGGAGAAAGCGTTACCGAGGGCACCATCGGGCGCTGGCTCAAGCAGCCCGGCGATAAGCTCGAACTCTACGAGCCGATGCTTGAGGTGACGACCGATAAGGTCGATACCGAAGTCTCCTCGCCGATCGACGGCACACTGGTCGAAATCCTGGTATCCGAAGGCGAAACCGTCGCGGTCGGCACGGTGATCGCCCGTCTTTCCGAGAACGGCGAAGTTTCCAACAGCGACGCTGCTACCGAGGCAGCAGTAGCCGCGACGCCAGCGACCGCCGAGCAGCCGGCGGCGAGCCAGGGCAAAGGCTCGTATATCTCTCCGGCGGTCGCGCGTCTTGCCGCCGAGCACGATGTCGATCCGCGCATGATCAAAGGCACCGGCGCTGGCGGACGTGTCACCAAGAAAGATATCGAGGCGTTTGTCGCTTCGGGCGGCGCGAAGGCCGTAGCTCAGGCGCAGCAGCCCGTCGACACAGCCGCGCCCGCCCTGGCCGAAGCGCCTGCCGCTCCGTCGCCACAGACGACAGCCCAGATACCGCAGGCGTTCGAGTCTGGTCCGCAGGTGCAGGAGCCGACAACTACGGGCACGAAAGCATCCGCAGCGCCGACGGCTCAGCCGCAGCCGGTGCCCGGCCCCGACGACGAGCTGGTGCCGCTCAACACGATGCGCCGCGCCATTGCGGATCATATGGTCCGCTCCAAGCGCACCGCGCCGCACGTCACGACGGTGATGGAGGCCGATCTGAGCCGCATCGTCGCGCACCGCGAGCGCAACAAGGCCGACTTCGAGCGGCAGGGCGTCAAGCTGACCTTCATGCCGTACTTCGTCCAGGCGACTGTCGCGGGGCTGCGCGAGGTGCCGATCGTCAACGCGACCTTCACCGACGAGGGCATCCTGATGCACCATCGCATCAACGTCGGCATGGCCGTGGCGATCCCCGACGGGCTGATCGTGCCCGTGCTCAAAGACGCCGACGACAAGAGCCTGCTCGGACTGGCGCGCGCCGTCAACGATCTGGCGGATCGGGCGCGGACGCGGCGGCTCCAGCCCGACGAGACGCAGGGCGGCACGTTTACGATCACCAATCACGGCGTGTCGGGATCGCTCTTCGCCATGCCGATTATCAACCAGCCCCAGGCAGCGATCCTGGGCATCGGCGCGATGCAGAAGCGCGCGGTCGTCATCTCGGAGAACGGCTTTGATGCGATTGCCATTCGCCCGATGTGCTACCTGAGCCTGACCTTCGACCATCGTCTGATCGACGGCGCGACCGCCGATGGCTTTCTGTCGATCGTCAAGCGCGCGCTCGAACAATATCCGGGCTAG
- a CDS encoding RsmF rRNA methyltransferase first C-terminal domain-containing protein: MSMEPAIPPAFIERMRALLGAEADALIAALDHSPSTGLRVNLLKLRPEHFERISPWEIEPVPWCPSGYWVREGERPGKHPYHAAGLYYLQEPSAMAVVEALDVRPGMRVLDLAAAPGGKATHIAAHLDGQGLLVANEVEGSRVKALGENLERWGARNVVITSETPERLAAHLGGFFDRVLLDAPCSGEGMFRKNAGARAEWSVEHVAGCAARQARILDQAAQFVAPGGRLVYSTCTFAPEENEQRIAAFLAEHADWELIDIPKRHGFMAAQPEWAAAIPTPQLSRAVRLWPQRVEGEGHFIALLRNRARGERPLLPAWLGRDAGRERQRRGARRDDRTHEAGDTALAAWHGFERAMLTTSLPAKQLVASSDQVYLAPDAAPDLSGLRVVRSGLWLGTAKPGRFEPSHALALALLADDVRLTVSLKTGEAERYLRGETFEHQGADGWALITVNGWPLGWGRRVGGVVKNFYPKGLRWMG, translated from the coding sequence ATGAGCATGGAACCGGCGATACCGCCAGCATTTATCGAGCGGATGCGCGCGCTGCTCGGCGCGGAGGCCGACGCGCTGATCGCGGCGCTGGATCACAGCCCGTCGACGGGGCTGCGCGTCAACCTGCTCAAGCTGCGCCCCGAACACTTCGAGCGCATCTCGCCCTGGGAGATCGAGCCGGTGCCCTGGTGCCCGTCCGGCTACTGGGTGCGCGAGGGCGAGCGGCCCGGCAAGCATCCGTACCACGCGGCGGGGCTGTACTATTTGCAAGAGCCGTCGGCGATGGCGGTGGTCGAGGCGCTGGATGTACGGCCCGGCATGCGCGTGCTCGATCTGGCGGCAGCGCCCGGCGGCAAGGCCACGCATATCGCGGCCCACCTCGACGGCCAGGGCCTGCTCGTGGCGAATGAGGTCGAAGGCAGCCGCGTCAAGGCGCTTGGCGAAAACCTTGAGCGCTGGGGCGCGCGCAACGTCGTCATCACCAGCGAGACGCCGGAGCGCCTCGCCGCGCACCTGGGCGGGTTCTTCGACCGGGTGCTGCTGGATGCGCCATGCTCCGGCGAAGGCATGTTTCGTAAGAACGCGGGCGCGCGCGCCGAGTGGAGCGTGGAGCATGTCGCGGGCTGCGCGGCGCGGCAGGCGCGGATTCTGGATCAGGCCGCCCAGTTCGTCGCGCCGGGCGGGCGGCTGGTCTATAGCACCTGCACCTTCGCGCCTGAGGAGAACGAGCAGCGGATCGCGGCGTTTCTGGCCGAGCACGCCGACTGGGAGCTGATCGATATTCCCAAGCGTCACGGCTTTATGGCCGCGCAGCCGGAGTGGGCCGCCGCGATCCCGACGCCGCAGCTTAGCCGCGCGGTCCGGCTGTGGCCGCAGCGGGTGGAAGGCGAGGGCCACTTCATCGCGCTGCTGCGGAATCGCGCGCGGGGCGAGCGTCCGCTGCTGCCCGCCTGGCTCGGGCGAGATGCCGGGCGCGAGCGGCAGCGTCGCGGCGCGCGGCGCGACGATCGCACTCACGAGGCTGGCGATACCGCGCTGGCGGCGTGGCACGGCTTCGAGCGCGCGATGCTTACGACCAGCCTGCCCGCGAAGCAGCTAGTCGCCAGCAGCGATCAGGTCTATCTCGCGCCGGATGCCGCCCCCGATCTGTCCGGCCTGCGCGTGGTGCGCTCCGGCCTGTGGCTGGGAACGGCCAAACCGGGACGTTTCGAGCCGTCGCATGCGCTGGCGCTGGCGCTGCTGGCCGACGATGTTCGGCTGACGGTGTCGCTGAAAACTGGCGAGGCCGAGCGCTACCTGCGCGGCGAAACGTTCGAGCACCAGGGCGCGGACGGCTGGGCGCTGATCACGGTCAACGGCTGGCCGCTGGGCTGGGGTCGTCGTGTCGGCGGCGTGGTCAAGAACTTTTATCCGAAGGGGCTGCGCTGGATGGGGTAG
- the lpdA gene encoding dihydrolipoyl dehydrogenase — protein sequence MADTQYDLAIIGSGPGGYVAAIRAAQLGMKAAIVEKDAMGGVCLNVGCIPSKALLHTSELLEHARDGKRIGFVAENVRLDFPALMGHKERVVKQMSGGVGSLMKKNKVDVYKGFGRVAGPNSVAVQGDGGEQTISAKNIIIATGSTPKSLPFAKIDEELILSSTGALALKEVPKRLVIIGGGVIGVEMGTAYHSFGSEVTILEALPRIVSLADEEISAELARVFQRKGIKVQTGVKIGGVDPTDGGIAVMYTDAEGKEQRIEGDKLLLSVGRAPLTQNMGLEEAGVELDERGFIKVNAMMQTNVPSIFAIGDCVPTPALAHVASAEGILAVEFMAGQHVTPINYDHVPSPYWSSPEIGHVGLTEAQARERGYDVKVAKFPFSANGNATIHMERNGFVKIVADKQYDEILGIHIIGPKATELLSEAGLALSHEATAESLAHTIHAHPTLYESIVEAAHGLIGGTINF from the coding sequence ATGGCTGATACACAGTATGATCTCGCGATCATCGGCTCAGGGCCGGGCGGTTATGTCGCTGCGATTCGCGCCGCGCAGCTTGGCATGAAGGCCGCGATCGTCGAGAAGGATGCCATGGGCGGCGTCTGCCTCAACGTCGGCTGCATCCCCAGCAAGGCGCTGCTGCACACCTCAGAGCTGCTGGAGCACGCCCGCGACGGCAAGCGCATCGGGTTTGTCGCCGAGAACGTGCGGCTGGACTTTCCCGCGCTGATGGGCCACAAAGAGCGTGTGGTCAAGCAGATGAGCGGCGGCGTCGGCAGCCTGATGAAAAAGAATAAAGTCGATGTGTATAAAGGCTTCGGTCGCGTCGCCGGGCCGAACAGTGTCGCCGTGCAGGGCGACGGCGGCGAGCAGACGATCAGCGCCAAGAACATCATCATCGCCACCGGCTCGACGCCCAAGTCGCTGCCGTTCGCTAAGATCGACGAGGAGCTTATTCTGTCGAGCACAGGCGCGCTCGCGCTCAAAGAGGTGCCGAAGCGGCTGGTAATTATCGGCGGCGGCGTGATCGGTGTCGAGATGGGCACGGCCTACCACTCGTTCGGCTCCGAGGTGACGATTCTGGAGGCGCTGCCGCGCATCGTGTCGCTGGCCGACGAGGAGATCAGCGCCGAGCTAGCCCGCGTCTTCCAGCGCAAGGGCATCAAGGTGCAGACCGGCGTCAAGATCGGCGGCGTCGATCCGACCGATGGCGGGATCGCGGTGATGTACACCGACGCCGAGGGCAAGGAGCAGCGCATCGAGGGCGATAAGCTGCTGCTCTCGGTTGGGCGCGCGCCGCTGACGCAGAACATGGGCCTTGAGGAGGCGGGCGTCGAGCTGGACGAGCGCGGATTTATCAAGGTCAATGCGATGATGCAGACCAACGTGCCGTCGATCTTCGCGATCGGCGATTGTGTGCCGACGCCCGCGCTGGCGCATGTCGCCTCCGCCGAGGGTATTCTGGCGGTCGAGTTCATGGCGGGCCAGCACGTCACGCCGATCAACTACGATCACGTGCCGTCGCCCTACTGGTCGTCGCCGGAGATCGGCCATGTGGGCCTGACCGAGGCCCAGGCCCGGGAGCGCGGCTACGATGTCAAGGTCGCCAAGTTCCCCTTCTCCGCCAACGGCAACGCGACGATCCACATGGAGCGCAACGGCTTCGTCAAGATCGTCGCCGACAAGCAGTACGATGAGATCCTGGGCATTCATATCATCGGGCCGAAGGCGACGGAGCTGCTCTCCGAGGCCGGGCTTGCGCTCTCCCACGAGGCCACCGCCGAGAGCCTGGCCCACACGATTCACGCCCATCCCACGCTCTACGAGTCGATCGTCGAGGCGGCGCACGGGCTGATCGGCGGCACGATCAACTTCTAA
- a CDS encoding DUF5615 family PIN-like protein — protein MKLLIDMNLPPAWVEWLERSGWHTAHWSSIGDPRATDRVLMDYARLNGYVIITHDLDFGTILAVTRAEGPSVLQIRTQDLLSTHVQTLIVAALHQFAELLETGALITIDEHTSRARILPIRR, from the coding sequence ATGAAACTCCTCATTGATATGAATCTGCCGCCCGCTTGGGTAGAGTGGTTAGAACGATCGGGATGGCATACCGCTCATTGGTCAAGCATTGGCGATCCGCGAGCAACTGATCGCGTGCTCATGGATTATGCAAGACTAAACGGCTATGTTATCATCACACACGATCTTGATTTTGGCACAATTCTCGCCGTCACACGAGCCGAAGGACCGAGTGTGCTGCAAATCCGTACCCAAGATTTGCTTTCCACGCATGTCCAGACCCTTATCGTCGCGGCTCTCCACCAATTTGCTGAACTCCTAGAAACAGGTGCGCTGATTACGATCGACGAGCATACATCCCGCGCACGAATTCTGCCGATCCGCCGTTGA
- a CDS encoding DUF433 domain-containing protein, translated as MKDFTRITFNPEVMGGKPCVRGLRITVGTVVGLVAAGYSTEDILRAYPYLEVEDVREALAYAAWRVEELDVPLSSAA; from the coding sequence ATGAAAGACTTTACACGAATTACATTTAACCCTGAGGTGATGGGTGGAAAGCCCTGTGTCCGTGGGCTACGAATCACGGTCGGTACGGTTGTCGGTCTGGTCGCGGCTGGTTACTCGACGGAAGATATTTTGCGTGCTTACCCGTATCTGGAGGTGGAGGATGTGCGTGAAGCGCTGGCATATGCAGCCTGGCGCGTCGAGGAACTTGATGTACCCCTGAGTTCTGCTGCATGA
- a CDS encoding NUDIX hydrolase, protein MRHTSDHVAIDLIALAIIRDADKIVLVQQQHRADLPPYWVLPGGLVEAGELVTEALIREVAEEAGVHVDALSHLACLSHIDRPAQRAQSIAFIFEAERWHGELASCDPDAEVLGVELVPLTEGISRLQSNGGWSGIQTPVLAYLRGERAAGANWFYREDGDGQQWIACMPG, encoded by the coding sequence ATGCGACATACGTCAGACCACGTTGCCATCGATCTGATCGCCCTTGCTATCATCCGTGATGCGGACAAGATTGTGCTGGTCCAGCAGCAGCATCGCGCTGATCTACCCCCGTACTGGGTGCTGCCCGGTGGCCTGGTTGAGGCGGGCGAGCTCGTCACCGAGGCCCTGATCCGCGAAGTTGCGGAGGAGGCGGGCGTGCATGTCGATGCGCTCTCGCACCTCGCGTGTTTGTCTCACATTGACCGCCCGGCGCAGCGTGCCCAGAGCATTGCCTTTATCTTTGAGGCTGAAAGATGGCACGGGGAACTCGCGAGCTGCGATCCCGATGCCGAGGTGCTTGGCGTCGAACTCGTGCCCCTGACGGAGGGCATCAGCAGGCTACAGTCGAACGGCGGCTGGTCCGGCATCCAAACGCCCGTGCTGGCCTATTTACGCGGTGAGCGGGCGGCAGGCGCTAATTGGTTCTACCGCGAGGACGGCGACGGGCAGCAATGGATTGCCTGCATGCCTGGGTGA